The Montipora capricornis isolate CH-2021 chromosome 3, ASM3666992v2, whole genome shotgun sequence genome window below encodes:
- the LOC138041756 gene encoding uncharacterized protein, whose product MSALPVGWKMEEIRKLDRKTRKLLTMERMHHPRADVDRMYLPRNKGGRGLIQLEIAYKTATIGLDAYLNASKNDPLLVIAKEHEKARKKYSVASQATVFRRELSLPEVLEPENEVPTVYARNVKQKAKHQAQVQLKQKWEDKSMHGQYPKRVNEKDVDHQVTNQWPKSGGLKSETEGFIIAAQDQAIKTNYYRRNILNDSTDPMCRICGQFQETIDHIVAGCPELAKTEYLPELAKTEYLHRHDKAASYLHWNICKELNINVEEKWYEHEPQTVTERDNITILRDMPIQTDCEIKANRPDIVIKDKQEKSCLLIVMSIPTEKNTSVKVTEKLSKYKDLEIEIEQMWGMKATTIPVVIGALGLIKQGFEKHTKQIPGNIKISELRKIALLGTFRILRETLSIK is encoded by the coding sequence ATGAGTGCTCTACCAGTTGGCTGGAAAATGGAAGAGATCAGAAAACTAGATAGAAAAACCAGAAAACTACTCACCATGGAAAGGATGCACCACCCAAGAGCAGACGTGGATCGAATGTACCTCCCCAGAAATAAGGGTGGTAGAGGTCTGATTCAACTGGAAATTGCATATAAAACTGCTACAATAGGCTTAGATGCTTATCTCAATGCCAGCAAAAATGATCCCCTTCTCGTGATTGCTAAAGAGCATGAAAAAGCCAGAAAGAAGTACTCAGTAGCTAGCCAGGCCACAGTGTTTAGAAGAGAGCTCAGTCTCCCAGAAGTACTGGAACCTGAGAACGAAGTTCCAACTGTCTATGCTAGAAATgtcaaacaaaaagcaaaacaccAGGCCCAAGTTCAATTAAAGCAAAAATGGGAAGATAAATCAATGCATGGGCAATACCCAAAAAGAGTAAATGAGAAAGATGTGGACCATCAAGTGACCAATCAGTGGCCTAAGTCAGGTGGGCTGAAGTCTGAAACGGAGGGCTTTATCATTGCTGCCCAAGACCAAGCCATTAAGACCAATTACTATCGCCGCAACATCCTAAACGATAGTACAGACCCAATGTGCAGGATATGTGGTCAATTCCAGGAAACCATTGATCATATCGTGGCAGGGTGCCCTGAGCTGGCCAAAACTGAATACCTCCCTGAGCTGGCCAAAACTGAATACCTACACAGACATGACAAAGCCGCCTCATACCTACACTGGAACATATGCAAAGAGCTAAATATAAACGTAGAAGAGAAATGGTATGAGCATGAACCCCAAACAGTAACAGAAAGAGACAACATCACAATCTTGCGGGATATGCCAATACAGACAGACTGTGAGATAAAAGCCAACAGACCAGACATTGTAATAAAAGACAAACAGGAGAAAAGCTGCCTACTCATTGTTATGTCCATCCCTACTGAAAAGAACACTTCAGTTAAAGTTACTgaaaagctgtcaaaatataAAGACCTCGAAATCGAGATTGAGCAAATGTGGGGGATGAAGGCCACAACGATCCCAGTTGTGATTGGAGCGCTGGGACTAATAAAACAGGGCTTTGAGAAACACACCAAACAAATCCCCGGTAACATCAAAATTAGTGAACTACGGAAGATTGCACTGCTAGGAACATTTCGCATCCTAAGAGAGACACTCTCTATCAAGTAG